In a single window of the Thiohalophilus sp. genome:
- the pyk gene encoding pyruvate kinase — MRRTKIVATLGPATDDPKVMDKIIEAGVDVARINFSHGSPEEHIDRADKIRNRARAHGRQVGVMCDLQGPKIRIERFKDGKITLKDGEIFILDGKLDPEAGTHERVGMAYKELPEDVNRGDTLLLDDGRIVLWVDSIEGPEVHCRVVVGGELSDRKGLNKQGGGLSAPALTHKDREDIKAAAAMKADYIAVSFPRNAADVNEARHLIEAAGSTAHVVAKIERADALNKIEEIIEAADVIMIARGDLGVEIGDAALPPVQKELISKARAMNRVVITATQMMESMITSHIPTRAEVFDVANAVLDGTDAVMLSAETASGRYPDSAIAAMDRICREAEKQRTAKRSDHRIDTRFKRIDEAIAMAAMYTANHLGVKAIAALTESGSTTRWMSRISSGIPIYALTSYVETRRKVTLYRGVYPVSFDVPPDLDRSAVNREAIDELLRRGAVRDGDLVLITRGDLMGVRGGTNAMTIVRVGDVDGIDQDATLE; from the coding sequence ATGAGAAGAACCAAAATTGTTGCCACGCTTGGCCCTGCTACCGATGATCCGAAGGTCATGGACAAGATCATCGAGGCCGGGGTGGATGTTGCCCGGATCAATTTCTCCCACGGCAGCCCGGAAGAGCACATCGATCGGGCCGACAAGATCCGCAACCGGGCCCGCGCCCACGGTCGCCAGGTCGGGGTCATGTGCGATCTGCAGGGGCCGAAGATCCGCATCGAACGTTTCAAGGACGGCAAGATTACGCTCAAGGACGGCGAAATCTTCATCCTTGATGGCAAACTGGATCCCGAAGCCGGCACCCATGAGCGGGTCGGCATGGCCTACAAGGAGTTGCCCGAGGACGTAAACCGGGGCGACACCTTGCTGCTGGACGACGGGCGGATCGTGTTGTGGGTCGATTCCATCGAGGGGCCCGAGGTGCATTGCCGGGTCGTGGTCGGCGGCGAGCTGTCGGATCGCAAGGGCCTCAACAAGCAGGGCGGCGGCCTGTCGGCCCCGGCCCTGACCCACAAGGATCGCGAGGACATCAAGGCCGCTGCAGCCATGAAGGCTGATTACATCGCGGTCTCCTTTCCGCGTAACGCCGCGGATGTCAACGAGGCCCGCCATCTGATCGAGGCGGCGGGCAGTACCGCCCATGTGGTCGCCAAGATCGAGCGGGCCGATGCCCTGAACAAGATCGAGGAGATCATCGAGGCGGCGGATGTGATCATGATCGCCCGCGGCGATCTGGGCGTGGAAATCGGCGATGCCGCCCTGCCGCCGGTGCAAAAAGAGCTGATCAGCAAGGCCCGCGCCATGAACCGGGTGGTGATTACCGCGACCCAGATGATGGAGTCGATGATCACCAGCCATATCCCGACCCGCGCCGAGGTGTTCGACGTGGCCAATGCCGTGCTGGACGGCACCGACGCGGTGATGCTCTCGGCCGAGACCGCCAGCGGCCGCTATCCGGACAGCGCCATCGCGGCCATGGACCGGATCTGCCGCGAGGCCGAAAAACAGCGCACCGCCAAGCGCTCCGACCACCGCATCGATACCCGCTTCAAACGCATCGACGAGGCGATTGCGATGGCCGCGATGTATACCGCCAACCACCTGGGGGTGAAGGCGATCGCCGCCCTGACCGAGTCAGGCTCAACGACGCGCTGGATGTCCCGTATCAGCTCGGGGATCCCCATCTACGCCTTGACGAGCTATGTGGAGACGCGTAGAAAGGTGACTCTCTACCGCGGGGTTTATCCGGTCAGTTTTGATGTACCGCCCGATCTGGATCGCTCCGCCGTTAACCGGGAAGCCATTGATGAGTTGCTGCGCCGTGGCGCGGTGCGCGACGGCGACCTGGTCTTGATTACCCGGGGCGACCTGATGGGCGTTCGGGGCGGCACCAATGCCATGACCATCGTCCGGGTGGGCGATGTGGACGGCATCGATCAGGATGCCACGCTCGAATAA
- the gap gene encoding type I glyceraldehyde-3-phosphate dehydrogenase, whose protein sequence is MAIKIGINGFGRIGRMVFRAVAKEFDNIEVVGINDLLDPDYLSYMLRYDSVHGRFQGDVKVDGNNLIVDGKKIRLTAEKDPAALKWGDVGADIVVESTGLFLTEEACQKHIDAGAKKVVMSAPSKDGAPMFVYGVNHEDYAGQAITSAASCTTNALAPVAKVLHDNWGIKRGLMTTVHAATATQKTVDGPSMKDWRGGRGILENIIPSATGAAKAVGVVMPELNGKLTGMAFRVPTSDVSVVDLTVELEKGARYDDICKAMKAASESGDISKTLAYTDEKVVSTDFRGIGHSSIFDAEAGIALDDTFVKVVAWYDNEYGYTCNMLRFLEHAAK, encoded by the coding sequence ATGGCAATTAAAATCGGGATTAACGGTTTCGGCCGTATCGGACGTATGGTGTTTCGCGCCGTCGCCAAAGAGTTCGACAACATCGAAGTTGTCGGCATTAACGATCTGCTGGATCCGGACTACCTGTCCTACATGCTGCGTTACGACTCGGTACACGGTCGTTTCCAGGGTGATGTCAAGGTCGATGGCAATAACCTGATCGTCGACGGCAAGAAGATCCGCCTGACCGCCGAAAAGGATCCGGCCGCCCTGAAATGGGGTGACGTCGGTGCCGATATCGTGGTCGAATCCACCGGTCTGTTCCTGACCGAGGAAGCCTGCCAGAAGCACATCGACGCCGGCGCCAAGAAGGTGGTGATGTCCGCGCCTTCCAAGGACGGTGCACCGATGTTCGTTTACGGTGTCAACCATGAAGACTATGCCGGTCAGGCGATTACTTCTGCCGCCTCCTGCACCACCAACGCCCTGGCGCCGGTGGCCAAGGTGCTGCATGACAACTGGGGCATCAAGCGCGGCCTGATGACCACCGTGCATGCCGCCACCGCCACCCAGAAAACCGTTGACGGTCCGTCCATGAAAGACTGGCGTGGCGGTCGTGGTATCCTGGAGAACATCATCCCCTCCGCGACCGGCGCGGCCAAAGCCGTGGGCGTGGTCATGCCGGAACTCAACGGCAAGCTGACCGGGATGGCCTTCCGGGTGCCGACCTCCGACGTGTCCGTGGTTGACCTGACCGTCGAGCTGGAAAAAGGCGCCAGGTACGATGACATCTGCAAGGCGATGAAGGCCGCTTCCGAATCCGGTGACATCAGCAAGACCCTGGCCTACACCGACGAAAAAGTGGTTTCCACCGACTTCCGCGGTATCGGTCATTCCTCCATCTTCGATGCCGAAGCCGGTATCGCGCTGGATGATACCTTCGTCAAGGTCGTCGCCTGGTACGACAACGAGTACGGCTACACCTGCAACATGCTGCGTTTCCTCGAACATGCAGCTAAATAA
- the fba gene encoding class II fructose-bisphosphate aldolase (catalyzes the reversible aldol condensation of dihydroxyacetonephosphate and glyceraldehyde 3-phosphate in the Calvin cycle, glycolysis, and/or gluconeogenesis), with product MALISLRQLLDHAAEVGYGMPAFNVNNMEQVHAIMQAADETNSPVIMQGSAGARSYAGEPFLRHLITAALEMYPHIPVVMHQDHGSAPGVCLRSIQSGFSSVMMDGSLMEDMKTPASYEYNVDVTRKVVEMAHAGGVSVEGELGCLGSLETGEMGEEDGHGAEGKLDMDMLLTDPEQAADFVAQTGVDALAIAIGTSHGAYKFTKEPTGEILRIDRIKEIHERIPDTHLVMHGSSSVPQEWLEIINNYGGDMGETYGVPVHEIQEGIKHGVRKVNIDTDLRMASTGAVRKHLADNPSNFDPRKFLKASTAAMKEICKARFEAFGCAGNASKIDVTSLEKMVERYASGELDPKIKSKAA from the coding sequence ATGGCCCTGATTTCACTGCGTCAATTGCTGGATCATGCCGCCGAAGTTGGTTACGGCATGCCGGCGTTCAACGTCAACAACATGGAGCAGGTGCATGCCATCATGCAGGCTGCCGATGAAACCAACAGCCCGGTCATCATGCAGGGTTCCGCCGGCGCGCGCTCCTATGCCGGTGAACCGTTCCTGCGTCACCTGATCACCGCCGCGCTGGAAATGTACCCGCATATCCCGGTCGTCATGCACCAGGACCACGGCTCTGCCCCGGGCGTCTGCCTGCGTTCCATCCAGTCCGGTTTCAGCTCGGTCATGATGGACGGTTCCCTGATGGAAGACATGAAGACCCCCGCTTCCTATGAATACAATGTCGACGTGACCCGCAAGGTCGTGGAAATGGCCCACGCCGGCGGGGTTTCCGTCGAAGGCGAACTGGGCTGCCTGGGCTCGCTGGAAACCGGTGAAATGGGCGAAGAAGACGGCCACGGCGCCGAAGGCAAGCTGGACATGGACATGCTGCTGACCGACCCGGAACAGGCGGCGGACTTCGTGGCCCAGACCGGCGTGGACGCCCTGGCTATCGCCATCGGCACCTCCCATGGCGCCTACAAGTTCACCAAGGAGCCGACCGGTGAAATCCTGCGTATCGATCGCATCAAGGAAATCCACGAGCGGATTCCGGACACCCATCTGGTTATGCACGGTTCCTCTTCCGTTCCGCAGGAGTGGCTGGAAATCATCAACAACTACGGCGGCGACATGGGCGAAACCTATGGCGTACCGGTGCACGAAATCCAGGAAGGCATCAAGCACGGCGTACGCAAGGTCAACATCGACACCGACCTGCGCATGGCCTCCACCGGTGCGGTTCGCAAGCACCTGGCCGACAACCCCAGCAACTTCGATCCGCGCAAATTCCTCAAGGCTTCCACCGCCGCCATGAAGGAAATCTGCAAGGCCCGCTTCGAAGCCTTCGGTTGTGCCGGCAATGCCAGCAAGATCGACGTGACCAGCCTGGAAAAAATGGTCGAACGCTACGCCTCCGGCGAGCTGGACCCGAAGATCAAGTCCAAGGCGGCTTAA